The following are encoded together in the Strongyloides ratti genome assembly S_ratti_ED321, chromosome : 2 genome:
- a CDS encoding R3H-associated N-terminal domain-containing protein — MVHKRKDETFKLIKVEEEDNYADYLFSDSEETQDITEEDREFRKQLLAAVLKTPTNRQKKSYNRAVKNFIGDNVELGTDGVKINNQMGSKKWRRVNNASMMVSLTKEDDIILDGSDIVPSVVTAFSQLFLDSDKMKTWMKFDAKSEEEQREILEALKMHRYGKSLLEEEGFIEITNDDVGIDTSSDEYEIPINVEGNNPVYQAVNCFGRIDKKLRNSLDKPNIPYDFIEQFDEKIRNTFTQNPNAEILEPMYASEFRKYARAIAQYNFLECLTVADGEKRMIHISNKKTFYIPPYTPLGNYLMMRSSKHTRTQH, encoded by the exons atggtACATAAACGTAAGGatgaaacatttaaattaattaaagttGAGGAGGAAGATAATTATGCTGa ttactTATTTAGTGATAGTGAAGAAACACAAGATATCACTGAAGAAGATCGTGAATTTAGAAAGCAACTTCTTGCTGCTGTTTTAAAAACACCTACTAAtcgtcaaaaaaaaagttataatagagctgtcaaaaattttattggaGATAATGTTGAGTTAGGAACAGATGgagttaaaattaataatcaaaTGGGATCTAAGAAATGGAGACGGGTGAATAATG ctaGTATGATGGTATCATTAACTAAGGAAGATGATATCATTCTTGATGGATCTGATATTGTTCCTTCTGTTGTCACTGCATTTTCGcaactttttttagattCTGATAAAATGAAAACTTGGATGAAATTCGATGCTAAATCTGAAGAAGAACAAAGAGAAATTCTTGAAGCTCTTAAAATGCATCGTTATGGTAAAAGTCTTTTGGAGGAGGAAGGATTTATTGAAATAACTAATGATGATGTTGGCATTGACACTTCATCTGATGAATATGAAATCCCTATTAATGTAGAGGGAAATAATCCTGTTTACCAGGCAGTTAATTGTTTTGGTCGCATTGATAAAAAACTTCGAAATTCTCTTGATAAACCAAACATTCCATATGATTTTATTGAACAatttgatgaaaaaattCGTAATACATTTACACAAAATCCTAATGCTGAAATTTTGGAGCCAATGTATGCTTCAGAATTTCGAAAATATGCCCGTGCAATTGCACAATACAACTTTCTTGAATGCCTAA ctGTTGCTGATGGTGAAAAAAGAATGATTCATATAagcaataaaaaaacattttacatACCTCCATACACTCCTCTAggaaattatttaatgatgcGTTCATCTAAACATACTAGAACACaacattga
- a CDS encoding Transcription factor HNF-4 homolog — protein sequence MILSQVKKNKNENEKWITIPKICVICGRNTSCYHYDVISCNGCKTFFRRSILANKDYVCKFNTNCINENRLNCKKCRFEKCLSCGMNPMAIQFPNNMTEGQIFDLLKKYNEDKKSHINNDIVKDDYSACSYLNFDNYKISEVQTIISKCLQNLTYIEYKFKLLRESEYNGFELFKYDLDNYLKQYSKLSDAEKYLIPTDWPKPMMEPIEKHILELSKDDVHFRKKRMINHKPWFILDEYLIVDYIKTLDFFSKIPHYDQKAIVKMIGPALCLAGFAYYSFVKNKKSVYFPDGLEPLKIHKKSYPLEEEVFRKSVEPFFRVKLKNEEFCLLKTIVICSCLINGISEYTKNLLEYNKTFYSNVLINYLQNELGTIEGVKRYMEIVMFVETIVRYGEKLKELSLLIDMAHTRIENVRRKKPKKLFISN from the exons atgATCTTATCtcaagtaaaaaaaaataaaaatgaaaatgaaaaatggATAACTATTCCTAAAATTTGTGTTATTTGTGGAAGAAATACAAGTTGTTATCATTATGATGTCATTTCTTGTAATGGATG taaaactttttttagacGAAGTATTTTAGCCAATAAAGATTATgtttgtaaatttaatacCAATTGCATTAATGAAAATCGcttaaattgtaaaaaatgtcgatttgaaaaatgtttaagTTGTGGAATGAATCCTATgg cAATACAATTCCCAAATAATATGACAGAAGGACAAATTTttgatcttttaaaaaagtataacgaagataaaaaatctcacattaataatgatattgttAAGGATGATTACTCCGCCTgttcatatttaaattttgataattataaaatctcAGAAGTTCAAactattatttcaaaatgtCTTCAAAATTTGACATATATTgagtataaatttaaattattgcGTGAAAGTGAATATAATGGTTTTGAactatttaaatatgatCTTGATAATTACCTTAAACAATATAGTAAACTTAGTGATGCTGAGAAATACCTCATTCCAACAGACTGGCCAAAACCTATGATGGAACCAATTGAAAAACATATTCTTGAACTTTCAAAAGATGATGTgcattttagaaaaaaacgAATGATAAATCACAAACCATGGTTTATATTAgatgaatatttaattgttgattatattaaaacactagattttttttcaaaaataccACATTATGATCAAAAAGCTATTGTAAAAATGATTGGACCAGCTTTATGTTTGGCTGGATTTGCATACTATTCTTTtgtaaaaaacaaaaaaagtgTTTATTTTCCAGATGGATTAGAACcattaaaaattcataaaaaaagttatccTTTAGAGGAAGAAGTATTTAGAAAGTCGGTTGAACCATTTTTTAGAGttaaacttaaaaatgaagaatttTGCCTACTTAAAACTATAGTTATTTGTTCCTGTCTAATAAATGGTATTTCAgaatatactaaaaatttactagaatataacaaaactttttattctAATGTGCTTATAAATTATCTTCAAAATGAATTAGGAACAATAGAAGGAGTAAAACGGTACATGGAAATTGTGATGTTTGTCGAAACAATTGTTCGTTATGGAGAAAAACTTAAAGAACTTAGTTTGTTAATTGATATGGCTCACACCAGAATTGAGAAtgttagaagaaaaaaaccaaaaaaactttttattagtaattaa
- a CDS encoding Glycosyl transferase, family 14-containing protein, with product MKFIFKYYVFKITFLTFFTIGYCEDDKLIAELKNNSFINEKIYSKLLNKNISVLWIPQTIRNLNCNKLLIGDFKYIAKEKEKRISINEVSPGFSTSCSHIKKRGYYPDKPLTLEEEKFPLAFAINVYTDYLKLEQQFVVMYAPQNHYCYAIDKKSSPIFKKKLYSLAKCFPNVYIVKNEKVLDHSGVNGNLYNYECMKLLNDKNYKYLFLLQNDDAPLKTNLELVKILKIYNGTIDMNIGDPIARQPIILDKKKSFKFSSLKMFKKSDKRYNDKILKSTNILIQKGLLQAAISKKTIDYILNEINIKQLLDNLNTNKSYSDELLWPTIFTNPFLQVPGWQHYLCNKKTIFSKYYMTRKTIFSITKEHCPSGFERNGICIFGIESLSLMKKWPHFFANKFRSSFDAGASMCWLQYMYNKKFFSPSRKINENFYLRSPLIKYQKLKETEHDHVKICNMI from the exons atgaaatttatatttaaatattatgtgTTCAAAATTACTTTTCTAACATTTTTTACTATTGGATATTGTGAagatgataaattaattgctgaat taaaaaataattcatttataaatgaaaaaatttatagtaaattattaaacaaaaatatttctgtACTTTGGATACCACAAACtattagaaatttaaattgtaataaacttttaattggagattttaaatatatagctaaagaaaaagaaaaaagaataagTATAAATGAAGTTTCTCCAGGTTTTTCAACATCATGTagtcatattaaaaaaagaggATATTATCCTGATAAACCATTAACGTtagaagaagaaaaatttccTTTGGCATTTGCAATTAATGTTTACACG gattatttaaaacttgAACAACAATTTGTTGTAATGTATGCACCTCAAAATCATTATTGTTATgctattgataaaaaatctagtccaatatttaaaaaaaaattatactctTTGGCAAAATGTTTTCCAAATGTTTATATTGTTAAGAATGAAAAAGTTTTAGATCATAGTGGTGTTAATggaaatttatataattatgaatgtatgaaattgttaaatgataaaaattacaaatatttatttcttttacaa aatgaTGATGCTcctttaaaaacaaatttagaacttgttaaaatattaaagatttaTAATGGTACTATTGATATGAATATTGGAGATCCAATTGCAAGACAACCTATTATtttggataaaaaaaaatcatttaaatttagttcattaaaaatgtttaaaaaaa gtgacaaaagatataatgataaaattctTAAAAGTACAAACATATTAATTCAAAAAGGTCTTCTTCAAGCGgcaatttcaaaaaaaacaattgattatattcttaatgaaataaatattaaacaattattggataatttaaatacaaaCAAATCATATTCAGATGAATTATTGTGGCCgacaatttttacaaatcCATTTTTACAAGTGCCAGGATGGCAACATTATCTATGTAATAAAAAGactatttttagtaaatattaCATGACAAGAAAAACAATATTCAGTATTACAAAGGAACATTGTCCATCAGGATTTGAAAGAAATGGAATATGTATATTTGGTATTGAATCTCTTTCACTTATGAAAAAATGGCCACATTTTTTTGCTAATAAATTTCGTTCCTCATTTGATGCTGGTGCTTCAATGTGTTGGTTacaatatatgtataataaaaaatttttttcaccatcaagaaaaattaatgaaaactTTTATCTAAGAAGTCCgttaattaaatatcaaaagtTAAAAGAAACCGAACATGACCatgtaaaaatatgtaatatgatttaa
- a CDS encoding G protein-coupled receptor, rhodopsin-like family and GPCR, rhodopsin-like, 7TM domain and 7TM GPCR, serpentine receptor class w (Srw) family-containing protein — MDKHQSCSTVIIELPTESIVYDILKTVSDYYKPIHAYLSIFICVIGAACNFCNIVVLTRRSMRTPVNMVLTAMAFCDTVVLFSNLIFTYHYTFDAYDSCHPRDWSYGWAIFLVSHAHLSLVGHSSSVWLSVMLALIRYITLRSRGKLSGTQVTLKHSYLAIGAVIIFVTTMNIPNFLTYKIIEQPLSASCTIKDERFQNASAYLTGISELAVSNSCMVFRITFWMSGIIFKVIPCLILTLLVWLLTRILNEVQKNRLKLFKGSSKYSPPSSESLTKHDNNLFISPNCPSKLSTSSHNEYPLMEREKSLPSSPMPKMSSGKKISKGGKHAKTDRTTRMLLTIVCVFLITEIPQGVMAVLTGIFSDEFRIHIYNSFGDFLDLMALCNACTTFIIYCTMSSQFRTEFQKVFMPEKLNNACKIPWNKRSRRESVPFTENKYKNIFKKHSKSVDKCENNDVLANTNLLPPSIVIDNDGEVSTPNDFTLKSITPRQYHCEGSTARYSLNSPSNNDGDENSKCSQSLLLEKGDNIKKKKEHK; from the exons atggaCAAACATCAATCCTGTTCTACAGTTATTATAGAATTACCTACAGAATCAATTGTATATGATATACTAAAAACTGTTAGTGATTATTATAAACCTATACATGCctatttatctatttttatttgtgtCATTGGAGCAGCAtgtaatttttgtaatattgttgttttaacaag acGTTCAATGAGAACACCAGTTAATATGGTATTAACAGCAATGGCATTTTGTGATACAGtagttttattttcaaatctTATATTTACATATCACTATACATTTGATGCATATGATAGTTGTCATCCCCGTGATTGGAGTTATGGATGGgctatttttttagtatctCATGCTCATTTATCATTAGTTGGTCATTCATCAAGTGTTTGGTTATCTGTAATGTTAGCATTAATAAGGTACATAACATTACGTTCTCGTGGTAAATTATCAGGAACACAAGTTACCTTAAAACATTCATATTTGGCTATTGGTgctgttattatttttgtaacaaCAATGAATATCCCAAATTTTCTTACATACAAAATCATTGAACAACCATTATCTGCTAGTTGTACAATAAAAGATGAAAGATTTCAAAATGCTTCAGCATATCTAACTGGTATATCTGAGTTAGCTGTTAGTAATAGTTGTATGGTATTTAGAATAACATTTTGGATGTCTggaattatatttaaagttattccatgtttaatattaacaCTACTTGTGTGGCTTCTTAcaagaattttaaatgaagTACAAAAGAATAgacttaaattatttaaaggaAGTTCAAAATACTCACCACCATCATCAGAATCATTAACTAAACATgacaataatttatttatatctcCAAATTGTCCATCAAAATTATCAACAAGTTCACATAATGAATATCCATTAATGGAAAGAGAAAAATCATTACCATCAAGTCCAATGCCAAAAATGTCAagtggaaaaaaaattagtaaagGTGGAAAACATGCAAAAACAGATAGAACAACTAGAATGCTTTTAACAATAGTTtgtgtatttttaataacagaAATTCCACAAGGTGTTATGGCTGTACTTACAGGAATATTTTCAGATGAATTTcgtatacatatttataatagtttTGGTGATTTTCTAGATTTAATGGCCTTATGTAATGCATGTacaacttttattatttactgCACGATGAGTAGTCAATTTCGTACt gaatttcaaaaagtatttatGCCAGAGAAACTTAATAATGCCTGTAAAATTCCATGGAATAAAAGAAGTCGAAGGGAATCAGTACCATTTacagaaaataaatataaaaatatatttaaaaaacattcaAAGTCTGTTGATAAATGTGAAAATAATGATGTATTAGCaaatacaaatttattaCCACCATCAATAGTAATAGATAATGATGGTGAGGTATCAACACCAAATGATTTTACACTAAAAAGTATAACACCACGACAGTATCATTGTGAAGGATCAACAGCAAGATATTCCTTAAATAGTCCATCAAACAATGATGGAGATGAAAATTCGAAATGCTCGCAAAGCTTGCTTCTAGAAAAAGgagataatattaaaaaaaagaaagaacataaataa